From Lentisphaera araneosa HTCC2155, the proteins below share one genomic window:
- a CDS encoding sulfatase family protein → MKIKLLILLSFFINLQAADKPNILLILSDDQAWTDYGFMGHKHIETPHLDKLASESVLFKRAYVPTALCRPSLMTLATGRYSSVNGVTGNNPKADSKNPNNPDLKASVIANIDRFDTIAELLVEQGYLAHQSGKWWEGSYQRGGFTHGMTKGYPAHKKGRHGDEGLKIGREGNKPVTDFVDMAIEKKKPFFLWYAPFMPHTPHNPPKRLLEKYKKYDLTLPIAKYYAMCEWFDEACGDLIKHLEDKGVRDNTLIAYVCDNGWIQQSDKNGYAPRSKRSPFEGGTRTPIFFSWPEKFKAQDRKELCTSLDIFPTIVAAAGARMPKGLPGLDLNSYMSEQKEIPRDHIFGETFAHDIADISDYEASLLYRWVIKDKWKLLLTYDGKTDKGKPKYEEKEQRPQLFDLSNDPSEKHNLAKDHAEKVAELAKLINDWYPVTKRKTLTEYK, encoded by the coding sequence ATGAAAATTAAGTTATTAATATTATTGAGTTTTTTCATCAATTTACAGGCAGCTGACAAGCCCAATATTCTTCTCATCCTCTCAGACGATCAAGCATGGACAGATTACGGGTTTATGGGGCATAAACATATAGAGACGCCTCACCTAGATAAGTTAGCTTCCGAATCCGTCTTATTTAAACGCGCTTATGTGCCAACAGCTCTGTGCCGACCATCACTCATGACTTTGGCAACTGGCCGTTATTCAAGCGTTAATGGTGTCACGGGTAATAATCCTAAGGCAGATAGCAAAAACCCAAATAACCCTGACCTAAAAGCTTCTGTTATAGCTAATATCGATAGGTTTGATACCATTGCAGAACTACTAGTTGAACAAGGCTATTTGGCTCACCAAAGTGGTAAATGGTGGGAAGGCAGTTATCAACGAGGTGGCTTCACTCACGGTATGACTAAAGGTTATCCGGCTCACAAGAAAGGCCGTCATGGTGATGAAGGTTTGAAAATTGGACGTGAAGGTAATAAACCGGTCACTGATTTTGTCGATATGGCCATTGAAAAAAAGAAGCCTTTCTTCCTCTGGTATGCACCTTTTATGCCCCATACACCCCATAATCCACCTAAGCGTCTTTTAGAAAAGTATAAAAAGTATGACCTCACCCTACCAATAGCCAAATACTACGCCATGTGTGAATGGTTTGACGAAGCATGCGGCGATCTTATTAAACACCTCGAAGACAAAGGTGTAAGAGATAACACACTTATCGCTTATGTATGCGATAATGGCTGGATTCAACAATCTGACAAAAACGGTTATGCACCACGTTCAAAACGATCCCCCTTCGAAGGCGGAACACGTACGCCAATTTTCTTTTCTTGGCCGGAAAAATTCAAAGCTCAGGACCGTAAAGAATTATGTACTAGCCTAGATATCTTTCCCACAATTGTCGCTGCAGCCGGCGCGCGTATGCCAAAAGGTCTTCCGGGTCTCGACTTAAACTCTTACATGTCCGAACAAAAAGAAATTCCTCGCGACCACATTTTTGGAGAAACCTTTGCCCATGACATTGCCGATATTAGTGATTATGAAGCCAGCTTGCTTTATCGTTGGGTCATTAAAGATAAGTGGAAACTTCTTTTAACTTATGATGGCAAGACAGACAAAGGGAAACCCAAATATGAAGAAAAAGAGCAAAGACCTCAGCTTTTTGACCTTTCCAACGATCCATCAGAGAAACATAATCTCGCCAAAGACCATGCCGAGAAAGTTGCGGAGCTCGCAAAATTGATCAACGATTGGTATCCAGTAACAAAACGCAAAACCCTAACTGAGTACAAATAA
- a CDS encoding sulfatase yields the protein MKYLLLLLSLTTLAISAAEKPNIVFFLVDDQRNDFLGCTGHPIIQTPNIDKLADQGTLFKNAFVTTATCWVSRASILTGMYMRKHRFQGGLINPKYIATSYPMGLKKAGYQTAYFGKTHFRLDKKQQAKMFDEFKQVGRNPFHKKMPDGSLKHETDIIADLAIDFIKRQSEEKPFFVNMNFNATHAEDSDKKDHFPYPESAAHLYTDMTMPLPKLHDRKIFESQPKFMQNSMHNDRYKWRWDTPEKYQHNMRNYLRMASGIDFALGRVVDALKEKNLNDNTVIIYTADNGYYAGDRGFAGKWTHYEQSLRVPLIIFDGRNQKGQKLSQIALNIDLGATMLDYAGMPTPKQYNGSSLKPLIEGEKVEWRKEFMGEFYSKHKTIPNWEGIRAERYVYASYPEEGFEFLHDLQKDPDQLQNFAKNPEYKEILKKMRKRLRETADPQGKPFVTRK from the coding sequence ATGAAATATTTATTACTCCTTTTGAGTCTAACGACTCTTGCGATTAGCGCAGCTGAAAAACCTAATATTGTCTTCTTTTTGGTAGATGATCAACGCAATGATTTTCTCGGCTGTACGGGACACCCGATCATTCAGACTCCCAATATTGATAAGCTTGCTGATCAAGGAACGCTTTTTAAAAATGCTTTTGTGACTACGGCCACTTGCTGGGTGAGTCGTGCTTCCATTCTTACGGGTATGTACATGCGTAAGCACCGTTTCCAAGGCGGTCTAATTAATCCAAAATACATAGCGACTTCCTACCCCATGGGGCTAAAAAAAGCCGGCTATCAAACGGCGTACTTTGGCAAGACGCATTTTCGTTTGGATAAAAAGCAACAGGCGAAAATGTTTGATGAGTTCAAACAAGTGGGAAGAAACCCCTTTCATAAAAAAATGCCCGATGGTTCATTAAAGCACGAGACCGACATCATTGCGGATCTCGCAATTGATTTCATTAAAAGACAAAGTGAAGAAAAGCCCTTTTTTGTAAACATGAACTTCAATGCTACTCACGCAGAGGATAGTGATAAGAAAGATCATTTTCCTTATCCGGAATCAGCAGCCCATCTCTACACCGACATGACTATGCCATTACCAAAACTTCACGATAGAAAGATTTTTGAATCACAGCCTAAATTCATGCAAAATTCTATGCATAACGACCGTTATAAATGGCGTTGGGATACACCGGAAAAATACCAACACAATATGCGCAATTACCTTCGCATGGCATCGGGTATTGATTTTGCTCTGGGCCGAGTTGTTGATGCCTTAAAAGAGAAAAACCTCAATGATAATACCGTAATTATTTACACAGCGGATAATGGTTATTATGCCGGTGACCGTGGCTTTGCAGGTAAGTGGACTCATTATGAACAATCACTACGCGTACCACTTATTATTTTCGACGGTCGCAATCAAAAAGGTCAAAAGCTTAGTCAAATAGCTCTTAATATCGACCTTGGTGCCACCATGCTTGATTATGCTGGCATGCCAACACCAAAACAATATAACGGCAGCAGCCTTAAGCCTCTTATAGAAGGTGAAAAAGTAGAATGGCGCAAAGAGTTTATGGGCGAGTTTTATAGTAAGCATAAAACGATTCCCAATTGGGAAGGAATTCGAGCTGAACGCTATGTCTACGCCTCTTATCCGGAAGAAGGTTTCGAATTCCTTCACGATCTCCAAAAAGACCCCGATCAACTTCAAAACTTTGCGAAAAATCCCGAGTACAAAGAGATCTTAAAGAAAATGCGTAAGCGTCTCAGAGAAACAGCCGACCCCCAAGGAAAGCCGTTCGTCACTCGAAAGTAG
- a CDS encoding sulfatase family protein encodes MRLVASLFLCLFFSLQAADKPNILLILSDDQAWTDYSFMEHEQIKTPHLDKLASESVLFKRAYVPTALCRPSLMTFATGKYVHQHGITGNDPKGDSKNPNDPDLRESLISKVDQHDTLAKLLGEQGYLSHQSGKWWEGNYKRGGFTHGMTRGYPQKGGRHGDDGLKIGRTGNKPVTDFVDMAIEKKKPFFLWYAPFMPHTPHTPPNRILDKYKKYDLPLPVAKYYAMCEWFDEACGDLIQHLEDKGVRDNTLIVYVCDNGWIQHPEKANRYDQRSKQTAYEGGTRTPIFFSWPNKLKPQDRPELCTSLDIFPTIIAAAGARMPKNLPGLDLNSYMIEKKEIPRDHIFGEGFAHDIVDISDHEKTLLYRWVIKGNYKLLLTYDGKVSKYISTHPRTEKRPQLFDLSKDPAEHNNIAKDHPEKVAELAKMINDWYPVTKRKVITEFK; translated from the coding sequence ATGCGCTTAGTAGCATCACTATTTTTATGCCTGTTCTTTTCTTTGCAGGCCGCAGACAAACCCAATATCCTTCTAATTTTATCAGATGATCAGGCCTGGACTGATTATAGCTTCATGGAACACGAGCAGATTAAAACACCTCATCTCGACAAATTGGCATCGGAGTCTGTACTCTTTAAACGTGCTTACGTGCCGACCGCTCTTTGCCGCCCTTCCCTTATGACTTTTGCAACGGGAAAATACGTTCACCAGCACGGTATTACAGGCAATGACCCTAAGGGTGATAGCAAGAATCCAAACGATCCGGACTTGCGCGAATCTTTAATCTCTAAGGTTGACCAACACGATACTTTAGCCAAGCTCCTCGGCGAGCAAGGCTACCTCAGTCACCAGAGTGGTAAATGGTGGGAAGGCAACTACAAGCGCGGTGGCTTTACTCACGGCATGACTCGCGGTTATCCTCAAAAAGGCGGACGTCACGGTGATGATGGTTTGAAAATTGGCCGTACAGGTAACAAGCCTGTTACTGATTTTGTCGATATGGCCATTGAAAAGAAAAAGCCATTCTTCCTCTGGTACGCTCCTTTTATGCCGCACACTCCTCACACGCCACCTAATCGCATTTTAGACAAGTATAAAAAGTATGACCTCCCATTACCAGTAGCGAAGTACTACGCCATGTGTGAATGGTTTGACGAGGCTTGCGGAGACCTCATTCAACACCTCGAAGATAAAGGTGTAAGAGACAACACACTCATTGTTTATGTTTGCGATAATGGCTGGATTCAACACCCGGAGAAAGCTAATAGATATGACCAACGCTCAAAACAAACGGCTTATGAAGGTGGCACGCGCACACCAATTTTCTTTTCTTGGCCAAACAAGCTCAAGCCTCAGGATCGCCCAGAACTCTGTACAAGCCTTGATATTTTCCCAACTATTATTGCAGCGGCTGGCGCTCGCATGCCAAAGAACCTCCCTGGCTTAGATCTCAATTCCTACATGATTGAGAAAAAAGAAATCCCCCGTGATCATATCTTCGGTGAGGGCTTTGCTCACGATATTGTGGACATCAGCGACCACGAAAAGACTTTACTTTACCGCTGGGTCATCAAAGGCAATTACAAACTTTTACTCACTTACGACGGCAAAGTCAGCAAATATATCTCAACTCATCCGCGTACTGAGAAACGTCCACAACTCTTTGATCTTTCAAAAGATCCTGCGGAGCACAACAACATTGCTAAGGATCACCCTGAGAAAGTTGCGGAACTTGCAAAAATGATCAATGATTGGTACCCGGTAACAAAGCGCAAGGTTATTACTGAGTTTAAATAA
- a CDS encoding sulfatase family protein, with product MKLKILLSIISIFSLHAADKPNILLILSDDQAWTDYGFMGHEHIKTPHLDKLASESIVFERGYVASPLCRPSLASMVTGLYPFDHGITGNDVDGRNKRAELDKPVQEKFNQLPSFIKMLTSQGYLAHQSGKWWEGSHKDGGFTHGMTHGNPKKGGRHGDLGLEIGRQGIQPIKDFVNIAKKENKPFFLWYAPFLPHDPHTPPKRLLEKYRKLTSKLDEAKYFAMCEWFDETCGEIISFLKEKDVYKNTLVFYICDNGWVAKSVPKGNHKASIKKAYAAQSKGSPYENGIRTPIMISWPGTITPQKSNDFAHAIDLFPTLASVINTKAPSNLPGIDLLDEKQRSERDIIFGCTNSIHNMNPNDPDETLQYLWCIKGKWKLIIRYQGLDTTNYKKVHEWDKTPIHLYDLSKDPQELNNLSDQYPDIVADLKSKIQSWHPVNQSNKQSIK from the coding sequence GTGAAATTAAAAATACTACTTTCGATAATAAGTATTTTTTCTTTACATGCAGCCGACAAACCCAATATTCTACTGATTCTTTCGGATGATCAGGCTTGGACTGATTATGGCTTCATGGGGCATGAACATATAAAGACACCTCATTTGGATAAGTTGGCTTCGGAATCCATTGTTTTTGAACGTGGTTATGTGGCATCTCCGCTGTGTCGTCCATCTTTAGCTTCCATGGTTACAGGCCTTTACCCTTTTGATCACGGTATTACAGGCAATGATGTAGATGGAAGAAACAAGCGAGCTGAATTAGATAAACCCGTTCAGGAAAAATTTAACCAACTTCCCAGTTTTATAAAAATGCTTACGAGCCAAGGCTATTTAGCTCACCAATCTGGGAAGTGGTGGGAAGGCTCCCACAAAGATGGCGGCTTCACCCACGGCATGACCCATGGTAATCCCAAGAAAGGTGGCCGACATGGTGATCTGGGCCTGGAAATTGGTCGCCAAGGTATTCAACCCATCAAAGATTTTGTTAATATAGCGAAGAAAGAAAATAAACCCTTTTTTCTTTGGTATGCTCCCTTTTTACCACACGACCCTCATACTCCCCCCAAACGTTTACTAGAAAAATATAGAAAACTCACCTCTAAATTAGATGAAGCCAAATACTTCGCCATGTGTGAGTGGTTCGACGAAACTTGTGGTGAGATAATCTCATTTTTAAAAGAGAAAGATGTTTACAAAAACACCCTGGTTTTCTATATCTGTGATAACGGCTGGGTCGCTAAGTCTGTACCCAAAGGAAATCATAAAGCCTCCATTAAAAAAGCTTATGCTGCTCAATCCAAGGGCTCACCCTATGAAAATGGTATAAGAACTCCGATTATGATATCATGGCCCGGAACAATCACTCCGCAAAAGTCCAATGACTTTGCCCATGCCATCGACCTCTTCCCAACTCTGGCTAGTGTGATCAACACTAAGGCACCTTCAAACCTTCCCGGTATAGACCTCCTCGACGAGAAACAACGCTCCGAACGCGACATCATTTTTGGTTGTACAAATTCAATCCACAATATGAACCCTAACGATCCGGATGAAACTCTGCAGTATTTGTGGTGCATTAAAGGCAAATGGAAACTCATCATTCGCTATCAGGGGCTTGACACCACAAATTATAAAAAAGTTCATGAATGGGACAAAACTCCTATTCACTTATATGATTTATCCAAGGATCCACAGGAACTCAATAACCTTTCTGATCAATACCCGGATATTGTCGCTGATTTAAAATCAAAAATTCAATCTTGGCATCCAGTCAATCAATCAAATAAACAATCAATTAAATAA
- a CDS encoding family 16 glycoside hydrolase, producing the protein MKYLLALLFCTTVFAAEPMWVWKQGKITTEKAEFQKTINLVNKPKKASMVITCDNGFTLFINDKKIASSKEWNQPQTVSLKQYLKKGKNKFFIQANNEGSMGGLIFTLDIDGKKYSSDKSWQARAPKGKWTAAAEVAQYGKGPWGKIFEKNKQPAVAPSPTIQAVTTLPGFKAEKIYTVDSKTQGSWVGLCSDNKGRLIACDQYGGIFRITLGGNKPQVEKLNVKVSHAHGVLYAFGSLYVINNEKDPKGLYRLTDTNGDDQYDKEEFLIQFKTRGEHGIHSAVLSPDKKSIYLIGGNNTDQPDYINKYRMAKNWSEDHILPRMADGRGHNRGRLAPGGLILKVSPDGKDRELIAHGFRNQFDAGFTLEGELFTYDADMEYDIGSPWYRPCRVNHVVSGADYGWRHGSGKWPEYYTDTVPTTLDIGPGSPTGTVMGTGAKFPEKYQRSYFINDWTYGTMYAIHLKQEGATYTATKEQFISGKPLPLTDVIIHTDGNMYFAVGGRRTASALYKVTYTGKESTKPVQAHQLNKDMLVRKKLEVLHTLPASKAIADKAWPYLSNSDRFIRHAARVAIERQKTADWKNKLSSENNSWAIIEGACALARMGEKADQSLILKKLNQLDYAKLSDDQKLAAIRSYQLAFTRLEKPSSADAQAVIKNLNAHYPSKSNFENRELVQVLLYLDAPNIITRAVREMVSATEEQKKILSDEILQRNDRYAAAAKRTEQFRPNTQQVSLAFSLRSIKNGWTDADYATYFSWFPKAKTWQGGNSFAIFIENSRKEALANIANPAKKAKYDKISSKSLIKPRAITPPKGPGQIWTVESAVAAVIDNLKGRNFKAGENLYHAVACASCHRFAGAGSGIGPDLTGSSSRYTLKDMMENIIEPSKVISDQYGSKVFKMKDGSEVVGRKGTEEDGLLHLMTNPYSADYTAEIKVNDIKSEKEWHVSPMPPALIYSLNPDELSDLIAYIFSAGNPDHEYFQGSSSLEGATSLFNGKDLTGWAGDSKLWKVEDGVIYGSTHGNKLKANSFLVWEGGDVQDFHLKFEGKFEGNNSGMMYRAFWKDQSIFRLSGYQCDMHPKPEFLAMLYGEGLGKRGIIARRGQKVEIDANQKVRVTGKTTAPEQIDVTQWQTYEVICKDNRMIHKINGKVTVDITDNHPEALKKGMIGMQLHAGVPMKAWFKNIQLKKF; encoded by the coding sequence ATGAAGTATTTATTGGCACTACTCTTCTGTACAACTGTTTTTGCAGCTGAGCCCATGTGGGTCTGGAAACAAGGTAAAATCACAACTGAAAAAGCCGAGTTTCAGAAAACGATCAACTTAGTTAATAAGCCAAAGAAAGCTTCGATGGTGATCACTTGTGATAATGGTTTTACCTTATTCATCAATGATAAAAAAATTGCCAGTTCAAAAGAATGGAATCAGCCGCAAACAGTGAGTTTAAAGCAGTACCTTAAAAAAGGTAAAAATAAATTCTTCATCCAGGCCAATAATGAAGGAAGCATGGGCGGGCTTATTTTTACTCTGGATATCGATGGCAAAAAATACTCTTCTGACAAAAGCTGGCAAGCTCGTGCACCTAAAGGTAAGTGGACTGCTGCCGCAGAAGTGGCTCAATATGGAAAAGGGCCCTGGGGTAAAATTTTTGAAAAGAATAAACAGCCCGCAGTGGCTCCATCACCAACGATACAAGCTGTGACAACTCTCCCAGGTTTCAAAGCAGAAAAGATTTATACTGTAGATAGTAAAACGCAAGGTTCTTGGGTTGGTCTATGCTCAGACAACAAAGGTCGCCTCATTGCCTGTGACCAGTACGGTGGCATTTTCCGTATAACTTTAGGTGGAAACAAGCCACAGGTCGAAAAACTCAATGTAAAAGTCAGCCATGCTCACGGTGTCCTCTATGCTTTTGGTAGCCTTTATGTTATCAATAATGAAAAAGACCCAAAAGGTCTCTATCGCCTTACGGATACAAATGGTGATGACCAATACGACAAAGAAGAATTCCTTATTCAATTTAAAACTAGAGGCGAGCACGGAATTCACAGTGCCGTTCTTTCTCCTGATAAAAAATCCATCTACCTCATTGGTGGTAACAACACTGACCAGCCTGATTATATCAATAAATACCGCATGGCAAAAAACTGGAGTGAAGATCACATCCTTCCTCGTATGGCCGATGGCCGTGGTCACAATCGTGGGCGCTTAGCACCTGGCGGCTTGATCCTTAAAGTTTCTCCTGACGGTAAAGATCGCGAACTCATTGCTCATGGCTTCCGTAACCAATTTGATGCCGGCTTCACTTTAGAAGGCGAACTCTTCACTTATGATGCTGATATGGAATACGATATCGGTTCACCTTGGTACCGTCCATGTCGTGTTAATCACGTTGTATCTGGAGCAGACTACGGTTGGCGTCATGGTTCAGGTAAATGGCCTGAGTATTACACCGACACGGTTCCAACAACCCTTGATATCGGTCCAGGTAGCCCAACAGGTACAGTAATGGGTACTGGCGCAAAATTCCCCGAAAAGTACCAACGCTCTTATTTCATCAATGACTGGACTTACGGAACGATGTACGCGATTCACCTCAAACAAGAAGGTGCAACTTATACAGCGACAAAAGAACAATTTATTTCGGGCAAACCCCTTCCGCTTACTGATGTGATCATTCACACGGATGGTAACATGTACTTTGCAGTCGGTGGTCGCCGCACGGCATCTGCACTCTATAAAGTGACTTACACTGGCAAAGAATCTACTAAGCCCGTGCAAGCCCATCAACTTAACAAAGATATGTTAGTGCGCAAAAAACTCGAGGTACTTCATACCTTACCTGCTTCAAAAGCTATTGCAGATAAGGCTTGGCCTTACCTCAGTAATTCAGATCGTTTCATTCGCCATGCTGCTCGTGTCGCTATCGAGAGACAAAAAACAGCTGATTGGAAAAATAAATTGAGCTCAGAGAATAACTCTTGGGCAATCATCGAAGGAGCTTGTGCTTTAGCTCGTATGGGCGAAAAGGCTGATCAATCACTTATCCTCAAAAAACTTAATCAACTTGATTATGCTAAACTAAGTGATGATCAAAAACTGGCTGCCATTCGTTCTTACCAACTTGCCTTCACACGTTTAGAGAAGCCAAGTTCTGCTGATGCTCAAGCTGTTATAAAAAATCTTAATGCTCACTACCCCTCAAAAAGTAACTTTGAAAACCGTGAACTCGTTCAAGTTCTTCTTTACCTCGATGCACCCAATATCATTACTCGCGCTGTCCGCGAAATGGTCAGTGCCACTGAGGAACAAAAGAAGATTCTCTCAGACGAAATCCTCCAGCGTAATGACCGTTATGCAGCTGCTGCAAAAAGAACTGAGCAGTTCCGCCCCAATACTCAACAAGTCTCCTTAGCTTTCTCACTTCGCTCCATCAAAAATGGCTGGACTGACGCTGACTACGCAACATACTTCTCTTGGTTCCCTAAAGCTAAAACTTGGCAGGGTGGCAATAGTTTCGCTATCTTTATCGAGAACTCACGTAAAGAAGCCCTCGCTAATATTGCGAACCCCGCAAAAAAGGCTAAATATGATAAAATCTCTAGTAAATCTCTCATTAAACCAAGAGCCATCACACCACCAAAAGGACCGGGTCAAATTTGGACTGTCGAATCGGCTGTTGCTGCAGTAATAGACAATCTTAAAGGACGTAACTTCAAAGCTGGCGAGAACCTTTACCACGCAGTTGCTTGTGCGAGCTGTCACCGTTTTGCTGGTGCAGGAAGCGGTATCGGTCCTGACCTCACGGGTTCATCAAGTCGCTACACACTTAAAGATATGATGGAAAATATCATCGAACCTTCGAAAGTGATCTCTGACCAATACGGCAGCAAAGTCTTTAAAATGAAAGATGGATCAGAAGTTGTCGGCCGTAAAGGTACAGAGGAAGATGGTTTACTCCACCTCATGACTAACCCCTACTCAGCTGATTACACTGCAGAAATCAAAGTCAATGATATTAAGAGTGAAAAAGAATGGCACGTATCTCCTATGCCTCCAGCACTTATTTACTCACTCAACCCCGACGAACTCAGCGACCTCATTGCTTATATCTTCTCTGCTGGCAACCCTGACCATGAGTACTTCCAAGGCTCATCATCACTAGAAGGCGCAACGAGCCTCTTTAATGGCAAAGACCTAACTGGCTGGGCTGGTGATTCTAAACTGTGGAAAGTTGAAGATGGCGTCATTTACGGCAGCACTCATGGCAATAAGTTGAAAGCCAATTCATTCCTCGTTTGGGAGGGAGGTGATGTCCAAGACTTCCACCTGAAGTTTGAAGGCAAATTTGAAGGTAATAACTCAGGCATGATGTACCGCGCTTTCTGGAAAGACCAAAGCATTTTCCGCCTCAGTGGATATCAATGTGATATGCACCCAAAACCTGAGTTCTTAGCCATGCTTTACGGTGAGGGTCTCGGCAAACGCGGCATCATCGCTAGACGCGGTCAAAAAGTTGAGATCGACGCTAATCAAAAAGTTCGTGTTACGGGCAAAACCACCGCACCAGAACAGATTGATGTGACTCAATGGCAAACTTATGAAGTGATCTGCAAAGACAATCGCATGATTCACAAAATCAACGGTAAAGTCACGGTTGATATTACGGACAATCATCCTGAAGCCCTCAAAAAAGGCATGATTGGCATGCAGCTTCACGCCGGCGTTCCCATGAAAGCTTGGTTCAAAAATATTCAATTGAAGAAGTTCTAA
- the nadE gene encoding NAD(+) synthase: MQLSAITINQTPLDWENNLNRIKSAIAECPSSDFILFPEMSLTAYGCEDVFLSPHLRERSQELLLELLPHSKNQIIAIGLPLEVKSKLYNAVAIIANEKIIGFYCKKHLANDGLHYEKRWFEPWPDRHVEKIHIAGQMVPVGDCVFQVNNFRFAFEICQDAWEETRFDSHLSELQLDLILNPSASHFALGKQNLRRQLIIDGAKNFDCHYLYANLNGNEAGRVIYDGAVFYSDPNKLIYESERLHLDDFRTHKFNIAVSAKEKYTSSPCIVHFSHDFQEVKSDQVSNFPASKQLEAHEEFLLAETLGLYDYMRKSWSKGFILSLSGGVDSATCATLVYHMCERLIVELSLEQTKAKLFYIPGTDSVKNAQDLCKLLLSCVYQASANSGPVTETAAEELAKSIGAEYHFFNIEPVLEIYRGLSQNALGRELAWESDDLAMQNIQARGRAPGVWMMANLKGALLLTTSNRSEAAVGYATMDGDTCGGLSPLAGIGKVFLREYLREIEINELCGLSKLPALSYVNAQEPTAELRPPGEEQKDEEDLMPYEVLDQIQKLAIRDRLSPKEIFCELRKNYTDKDCLAYLQRFFTLWSRNQWKRERYAPAFHLDDESLDPKTWCRFPILSGGFKLELQEIEKEYL, from the coding sequence ATGCAGCTCTCTGCCATCACCATAAACCAAACTCCACTCGATTGGGAAAACAATCTCAATAGAATTAAATCGGCCATTGCTGAATGCCCCTCGAGTGACTTTATTCTTTTTCCCGAAATGTCTCTAACGGCCTACGGTTGTGAAGATGTATTTTTAAGCCCTCACTTGCGCGAACGAAGCCAAGAACTTCTTCTCGAATTACTCCCTCATAGCAAAAATCAAATTATTGCCATTGGCCTTCCTCTCGAAGTGAAATCAAAACTTTATAATGCCGTTGCGATCATCGCAAATGAAAAAATTATCGGTTTTTACTGTAAAAAGCACCTGGCTAATGATGGCCTACATTATGAAAAACGTTGGTTTGAACCATGGCCCGATCGTCATGTCGAAAAGATTCATATTGCCGGCCAAATGGTTCCTGTCGGCGACTGTGTTTTCCAAGTAAACAACTTCCGTTTTGCTTTTGAAATATGCCAAGATGCCTGGGAAGAGACTCGCTTTGACTCACACCTTAGCGAACTTCAACTCGACCTTATCCTCAACCCGAGTGCTTCTCACTTTGCTTTAGGAAAACAAAATCTACGTCGACAACTGATCATTGATGGTGCCAAAAACTTCGACTGTCACTACCTTTATGCTAACCTCAATGGCAATGAAGCTGGCCGAGTTATTTACGATGGCGCTGTTTTTTACTCTGACCCAAATAAACTAATCTATGAATCCGAACGCCTTCATTTAGATGATTTCAGAACCCACAAATTTAATATTGCTGTATCCGCAAAAGAGAAATACACTTCTTCTCCCTGCATCGTTCATTTCTCACATGATTTCCAAGAAGTAAAATCAGATCAAGTTTCCAACTTTCCCGCTTCCAAACAATTAGAAGCTCATGAAGAATTTCTCTTAGCCGAAACCCTCGGACTCTATGATTACATGAGAAAGAGTTGGAGCAAAGGCTTTATTCTTTCCCTCTCAGGTGGTGTCGACTCTGCTACTTGTGCCACACTTGTGTACCACATGTGTGAGCGCCTAATTGTGGAACTAAGCTTAGAACAAACAAAAGCTAAACTCTTTTATATTCCTGGTACAGACAGTGTTAAAAATGCCCAAGACCTCTGTAAGCTACTCTTGAGCTGTGTCTACCAAGCCTCGGCAAATAGTGGCCCTGTGACTGAAACCGCTGCAGAAGAATTAGCTAAGTCAATTGGAGCTGAATATCACTTTTTCAATATCGAACCCGTATTAGAAATTTATCGCGGCTTAAGTCAAAACGCCCTTGGCCGTGAACTAGCTTGGGAAAGCGATGACCTCGCCATGCAAAACATCCAAGCACGTGGGCGTGCTCCAGGTGTTTGGATGATGGCTAACCTGAAAGGCGCTTTACTACTCACAACTTCGAATCGCTCAGAAGCCGCTGTGGGTTATGCAACCATGGATGGCGATACCTGTGGTGGCCTTTCTCCTTTAGCTGGTATAGGGAAAGTTTTCTTACGTGAATACCTGAGAGAAATAGAAATCAATGAACTTTGCGGACTCAGCAAGTTACCCGCACTATCTTACGTCAATGCCCAGGAACCCACCGCCGAGCTTCGCCCTCCAGGTGAAGAGCAAAAAGATGAAGAAGACCTCATGCCCTATGAAGTTCTCGATCAAATACAAAAGCTTGCTATTCGTGATCGCCTCAGCCCAAAAGAGATCTTTTGCGAACTTCGCAAAAACTATACAGACAAGGATTGTCTTGCTTACCTGCAACGTTTCTTCACTCTTTGGAGTCGTAATCAATGGAAACGTGAACGTTATGCTCCCGCCTTCCATTTAGATGACGAAAGCCTCGATCCAAAAACCTGGTGCCGCTTCCCCATCCTCTCTGGTGGCTTCAAACTCGAGTTACAGGAAATCGAAAAGGAATACTTGTAA